The sequence GCTTTCCTGGACCGTTACGAATCTGTCTGCGATCCACGTTTGAACCACATGCAGTCACTCGAGATGGCCTTCCTGGTGGCCGGCGCCCTGGCCAAGCACTAGGGACGGAGCCCGCGCGTCCCGGTGGGCCGGCATGGCCGGCCCACCGGACTACACCACGGTGATGGTGACCACGGAGCCCTCCGGGACTTCCCGGTTCACCGGCGACTGGTCCCGGACTGTGCCGAAGAAGCCGCCCAGGATGTTGTTCCGGCGGACTTCGAATCCCAGCTTCTTCAGGGCCTGTTCCGCCTCGGCGGCCTGCTTGCCGATAAAGCTGGGGACCGCCACCATTTTGGGACCCTTGGAAAGGGTCAGGGTAACGGTTCCGCCCCGGATGAGCGTCCCGTCAGCCGGGGTTTGGCTGACGACGGCGCCCTCCGGAACATTCCGGTCGAACACCCGGTCCGGTGCCACCTTTGCCGTTAGGCCTGCTGCCTCAATGGCCGCAACGGCATCGTCCCCCTTCTTTCCCACTACCGACGGCACCGGAAGTGGCTGCGGACCTTTGGAAACGGTGATCCCCACCGGTGTCCCGTGGCGGGCGGGAGTGCCGGCGGCTGGATCCTGGGACAGGACGCTTCCGGCCGCTGCCTGGTCGTCGAACTTTTCCGTGACCGTCCCCAGCGCCATCCCCGCCCCGTTGAGGGCCATCTTCGCGTCGTCCAGGTTCCCGTGGGTGAGGTCCGGCAGGGGGAAAAGCTGCGGACCCTTGGACACCAGCAGGGAGACCGGCTGGAACTTCCGTATTTCCGTTCCCGCCGCCGGCTCGCTGCCCACCACGAGTCCCGTGGGCACGTCGTCGTCGAAGACGTCGCTCGTGGTGGAGTGGAAGCCCACCGTGTCCAGGAGCTGCTGGGCCTGGGCCACGGTCTTGTTGGCCACCGCGGGAACCGCGGCGGCTGCACCGGGACCCATGCCGAAAAACCATCCCGCGCCCGTTGCCAGGAGGGCCGCGAGGAAAAGGATCACGACCCACACAAGGCCGCGCCGGCGCGGATTTCCCTCCCGCAGCGTTCGCACCGGTGTGGCGGCCGCTGCGGCGCGGAGTTTCTCGCTTTCCCGGTCCACTTTCCGTTGTGCCCGCTTGCCCAGCCGCGGCGGCGGGGGAGACCAGCCGCTGCCGGCCTCGTCGTCGTCGGGCAGCGTAAGTCCCGGACGCTGGTGGTAGGCCACCTGCTCCGTCGGGTTGGCCTCCGCCTGCTGGTACTGCCGCGGCGGGTAGGCGGGTGCAGCCGGCCGGGAGGGGGGCATCAGGGTTGTCGGGTTGCCGGCGCGGCCAAGGACCTCGGTCTGGTGCATACCGGCAGCCGCCGCGGCTGCCGGGGGCTGCAGGTCCAGTTCCGCGTCGGTGAGGTTGGTGCGGATGTGGCGCAGTTCCTGGAGCAGCGCATTGCCGTCCACGGGCCGGTTCTCCGGATCGTTGGCGGTGCACCACTGCACCAGTTCGTCCACCTCGCCGGCCAACCGCGGGACCAGGTCCGACGGCGGTCCCACCACGTCGTTGACGTGCTGGTACGCCACCTGGATGGGTACTTCACCCTCGAAGGGCTGCCGCCCGGTCAACATTTCGTACAGCATGATGCCTACGGCATAGACATCACTGCGGGCATCCGCCGGCTTGCCCAGGACCAGTTCAGGCGAGATGTACGCCACTGTTCCAATCAAGGCGCCGGTACTGGTTGAGCTGGTGACCGCACGGGCCAGGCCAAAGTCACCGATCTTGATCCGGCCGTCGTCGGCGATCAGGACGTTTTCCGGTTTAACGTCGCGGTGGATGAAACCGGCCGCGTGGGCGGCGGCCAGGCCCTCCACCACCGGATCGATCAGGGCCAGCGCCAGGCGGGGTGTCAGGCCGCCCCTCTCCCTGAGGAGGTCCCTGAGGGTATGGCCTTTGATGTATTCCATGACCAGGTAGGCGGTATTGCCGTCATTGCCCTGGTCGAGGACTCCCACCACATGCGGGTGGGACAGCCGGGCAGCAGCTTTGGCTTCACGGCCCAGCCTGCCCAAAAAGTTTTCGTCGGCAGCGAGGTGGGGATGGAGCACCTTCAGCGCCACCTCACGGTCCAGCCTTTGGTCCACCGCCAGGTAGACGGTGGACATCCCGCCACGGGCAAGCCTGGAAGTGACTGCATAGCGGTTGTCCACCAGCGTCCCTACAACTGGGTCTGACACGTGTTCCTGCACCTTACGATCCTAGTCCCGCAGCAAAACGCGTCCGAAATGAAAGCGGGTCCGAACCGGTAACGGTTCGGACCCGCAGACTTGCAGCTGTCAGTGGCCGAAGCTCAACTGAAGTTCTTCTGGTGTGCCTTGATGGCCGCGAGGTACGCCTTGGTGTCGTCGTACATGCCGTACTTGCTTACCGAGTACTGGCCCTGGTAGTAACCAGCTATGGCGGTGTCCTGGTCTTTGCTGGTGGCCAGCAGCTGCCGGATGATGGCCACGCCGGCCGTGGCATTGTCATACGGGTCCAGAAGGTTCAGCTTCCGTCCCACCAGGTCAGAGGCCCACTGTCCGGAGCTGGGAATGACCTGCATGGTGCCGATCGCATTGGCCGGCGAGACGGACCGCTGGTTGAAACCGGATTCCTGGTATGCGAAAGCCAGGGCCAGCGAGGTATCCACCCCCATGCGGCGTGCAGTGTCGGCAACGATGTTCTTCATTTCATCCCGGGAAGGAACGGGAGAAGCGTTCAGGAGTGCCTTGTTTTCGTTGGCTGAGCTGACAACAGCGGCCGGGTAGCTGAATCCCAGGAAGGAGCTTGGCACCAGGGGTGCGGCAGCCGGCTGGGGTGCTGCCGCGGGCTGTGCAGCCGGCTGGCTGGCACCCCCGGGAATGACCAGCTTGCTGCCCGGGTAGATGACAGTGGTCATTCCCAGCTTGTTGGCTGCGAGGAGGTCCGACAGTTTGACGCCGTGCCGGGACGCAATGGCGGAGAGTGTATCGCCCGCCTTGATGGTGTAGGAGCCTGTTGCCGGAGCGGAGGTGTTTGCCAGCGCAGGTGCCGGCGCGGCCGGGGCTGCCGGTGCCGGGGCTGCGGGGGCAGGAGCGGCGTCGCCGCCGCCCACCTTGACCTTCTGTCCCGGATAGATGATGGAGCGCATGGACAGGTTGTTCCAGGCAAAGACGTCCGAAAGGGACACGTTGTGCTTTGCGGCGATGGCCCCCAGGGTATCCCCGGCCTTAACCGTGTAGG comes from Pseudarthrobacter sp. NIBRBAC000502770 and encodes:
- a CDS encoding lytic transglycosylase domain-containing protein codes for the protein MTMSRSRKQPPKPSLPMIAATTAALPAVVLSSLALAEPATAQQPVRNIPSSLAAAMQAQAEAKAAGAIIPAAVVSTTIPAAFQPAQPAAPAEYTIVRGDTVSGIAGRFGLATGDILKLNNLQANTIIYPGQKLKLSGSAEPAAPAPAPAAAPAAPAPAGGATYTVKAGDTLGAIAAKHNVSLSDVFAWNNLSMRSIIYPGQKVKVGGGDAAPAPAAPAPAAPAAPAPALANTSAPATGSYTIKAGDTLSAIASRHGVKLSDLLAANKLGMTTVIYPGSKLVIPGGASQPAAQPAAAPQPAAAPLVPSSFLGFSYPAAVVSSANENKALLNASPVPSRDEMKNIVADTARRMGVDTSLALAFAYQESGFNQRSVSPANAIGTMQVIPSSGQWASDLVGRKLNLLDPYDNATAGVAIIRQLLATSKDQDTAIAGYYQGQYSVSKYGMYDDTKAYLAAIKAHQKNFS
- the pknB gene encoding Stk1 family PASTA domain-containing Ser/Thr kinase; the encoded protein is MQEHVSDPVVGTLVDNRYAVTSRLARGGMSTVYLAVDQRLDREVALKVLHPHLAADENFLGRLGREAKAAARLSHPHVVGVLDQGNDGNTAYLVMEYIKGHTLRDLLRERGGLTPRLALALIDPVVEGLAAAHAAGFIHRDVKPENVLIADDGRIKIGDFGLARAVTSSTSTGALIGTVAYISPELVLGKPADARSDVYAVGIMLYEMLTGRQPFEGEVPIQVAYQHVNDVVGPPSDLVPRLAGEVDELVQWCTANDPENRPVDGNALLQELRHIRTNLTDAELDLQPPAAAAAAGMHQTEVLGRAGNPTTLMPPSRPAAPAYPPRQYQQAEANPTEQVAYHQRPGLTLPDDDEAGSGWSPPPPRLGKRAQRKVDRESEKLRAAAAATPVRTLREGNPRRRGLVWVVILFLAALLATGAGWFFGMGPGAAAAVPAVANKTVAQAQQLLDTVGFHSTTSDVFDDDVPTGLVVGSEPAAGTEIRKFQPVSLLVSKGPQLFPLPDLTHGNLDDAKMALNGAGMALGTVTEKFDDQAAAGSVLSQDPAAGTPARHGTPVGITVSKGPQPLPVPSVVGKKGDDAVAAIEAAGLTAKVAPDRVFDRNVPEGAVVSQTPADGTLIRGGTVTLTLSKGPKMVAVPSFIGKQAAEAEQALKKLGFEVRRNNILGGFFGTVRDQSPVNREVPEGSVVTITVV